The Populus alba chromosome 6, ASM523922v2, whole genome shotgun sequence genome contains a region encoding:
- the LOC118030781 gene encoding glutaredoxin-C6: MQRLRRRCSNDVVRLDLTTPPNSSSLSIDGAESTETRIQRLISEHPVIIFSRSSCCMCHVMKKLLATIGVHPTVIELEDHEISALPPAAEDGSSSPSSLAPAVFIGGSCVGGLESLVALHLSGHLVPKLVEVGVLAFSPGYDSNNNPIISS, translated from the coding sequence ATGCAACGACTACGTCGACGTTGCTCCAACGACGTCGTTCGTCTCGACCTCACTACCCCACCAAACTCCTCCTCTTTATCCATCGACGGTGCAGAATCCACTGAGACAAGAATCCAACGACTTATATCAGAGCACCCTGTTATCATTTTCTCTCGATCTTCTTGTTGCATGTGTCATGTCATGAAGAAACTCCTTGCTACTATTGGTGTTCACCCCACCGTCATCGAATTAGAGGACCACGAGATCTCCGCCCTCCCTCCCGCCGCTGAAGACGGTTCCTCCTCCCCCTCCTCTCTTGCCCCAGCTGTCTTCATCGGCGGCTCCTGTGTTGGTGGTCTCGAGTCTCTTGTTGCTCTTCACCTTAGTGGACATCTTGTGCCTAAGCTTGTTGAAGTTGGTGTCCTGGCTTTCTCTCCTGGGTATGATAGCAATAACAATCCTATCATATCCTCGTAA